One genomic segment of Trueperaceae bacterium includes these proteins:
- a CDS encoding P1 family peptidase, producing the protein ASRRLPDGATVAALAVSNASGALVAADGTPVAGTPTDPTPDAAPLVAGTHTTLVVVASDATLDAAAARALATSAHAGIARVTRPSHTPFDGDTTFVLSTGARPAVDPTAMAAVAQDLVADAILRGARAAGAP; encoded by the coding sequence CGCCTCGCGCCGCCTCCCGGACGGCGCGACGGTCGCCGCGCTGGCGGTCTCGAACGCCTCCGGTGCGCTCGTCGCGGCGGACGGCACGCCGGTCGCCGGCACCCCCACGGACCCCACCCCCGACGCCGCCCCCCTCGTCGCGGGGACGCACACGACCCTGGTCGTCGTCGCGAGCGACGCGACGCTGGACGCCGCCGCCGCCCGCGCCCTCGCGACGTCCGCGCACGCCGGCATCGCCCGCGTCACGCGCCCGTCGCACACGCCGTTCGACGGCGACACGACGTTCGTGCTGTCGACCGGCGCCCGTCCCGCGGTCGACCCCACCGCGATGGCGGCCGTCGCCCAGGACCTCGTCGCCGACGCGATCCTCCGGGGCGCCCGGGCGGCGGGTGCCCCGTGA